Within Bradymonas sediminis, the genomic segment CGCTTTCGACAAAGCAGCGAGCGACCTCGCCAAGCCTGACACGCCGCCGGCGCTGCCGCCCGAGGCGCTCGCCAGCAACTCTGGCGAGCCCGGAGATTGGTGGTAAGCGCGAGCCCATAAATTAGGCACGCGTATCAAGCCGCGCAGTCAGGTCGGGCGCAATCTGCGACTCTTCAGCCCCTGGCGGTGCCATATGATTTCCCACTATTTTTGATATAGATGAGGGGGGCGCTCGCACCACTCTTCGGGCCGTTTATGAATCAGTATCTATTTATTGCCGCTGTGATTTCGCCCCTTGTCGACGCCCTCCTTCTTCGCGCGGTGGGATATATTGGCGCGATGGCGCTTCTTGTCTGGGCCGCCTATGAACTCCTTGAGTGGCGGGACAAGCGCTGTCAGAGTTACTGGGAGAGCGTGGGGAACGCCCTGGGGCTCAAATATCAAGGCCCCTTCTTACTCAAACTCAGCGGGACCCTCCCGCGCCGATCGAACCTCCGCCCCTGCCGCGCCGGCAAGCAGAGCATCTGCCGAACAGCGCGTCCAATGAGCCCAATGATTGGTGGTGATGCCCACCCAACGCATCCAAAGGCGGCGGGCACACCGCCGCCTCTGCCACGCCTGCAGGCCGGGCCAGATATCAGGTCGCCGGCACCCGAATCATCGACGCTTTGCCCACGATCACGTCGATCATCTTGCGCGCGCGGGTGAAGACCGACTCCTGCACGTAGGGGATATTCATACGCTCGCAGAGCTCCTTCACCTTGGGCTGAACCTTGCGATATTGCAGCATCGTCATATCCGGCCAGATATGGTGCTCAATCTGATAATTGAGCCACATCTGCAGCCAATCCCCCAGCTCATCACCGCATTTGTAATTGGCAGAGCCGACAATCTGGCGCAGGTAGAACTCATTGCGGCTCTTCACCGGCGCGTCGAAGCGGTACAGATCCTCGCCGGTATGATTGGGTCCAATCACCAGGAAAGCGTGGATATTGGTGAAGATCTCGGCCCAGATGCTATTCAAAAAGACGTTGGCCGCGGCCACCGGCCCGAGCGGAAGAAAAAGACTCGGGATGATGCCAAAGCGCCAGGTCGCGTGCGGGATCAGCGAGCGCATCCATAATTCGCGGCCGCGCTTATTAAAGGGGCTCAGCATCTCGGCGGGCTCTGGCGGCTCTTCCTTATTGCGCCGCGCGCGCGCCACCTGCATCACCGCCAACGTGCTGGGCGCGTAATAGACCCACTTCCAGGTGCCAGAGAGCGCCCCGACAAAGAGATAGCGCAGCCAGCTGGGGACATCGTGCTCGCGCATCCACTCGGTATTGCGCTCCAAAAGATCCGGGTCCTCGTCCTCGCCCAGGTGGTAGTGGTGCAGGAAATCATGCTCCTCATGCCACGCCTCGGGATGAATCCAGTCCATCCAATCAAACAGCCGGCGCGCCCCTTTCCCAAAGACCTTGCTGGTGTATTTGGCCTCGATCCCCGGGACCTTATCATAGCCGCGGTGGCTGATATGGTGCATCAGCAGCCAGCGCGTGAGTAACCCCTGCGAGATCAGCATCCCTGAGATCGGGTTCGGCACCATCCAGGCCGTGCCGTAGCCCAGGGCAGTGCACAACTTCCCCCAGCGCTCGATTTTCTTGAGATGGGCGATATCCGCGCTGGGATCGGCGTTGGTTTCAGCACGGATCTCGGTGGCCAATGCCTTGAGTTCGCGGGCAAGCTCCTCGAGATCAACCTGGTCAAGATCG encodes:
- a CDS encoding fatty acid desaturase family protein, translated to MSKPPTPSLYDFEADSAFDLDQVDLEELARELKALATEIRAETNADPSADIAHLKKIERWGKLCTALGYGTAWMVPNPISGMLISQGLLTRWLLMHHISHRGYDKVPGIEAKYTSKVFGKGARRLFDWMDWIHPEAWHEEHDFLHHYHLGEDEDPDLLERNTEWMREHDVPSWLRYLFVGALSGTWKWVYYAPSTLAVMQVARARRNKEEPPEPAEMLSPFNKRGRELWMRSLIPHATWRFGIIPSLFLPLGPVAAANVFLNSIWAEIFTNIHAFLVIGPNHTGEDLYRFDAPVKSRNEFYLRQIVGSANYKCGDELGDWLQMWLNYQIEHHIWPDMTMLQYRKVQPKVKELCERMNIPYVQESVFTRARKMIDVIVGKASMIRVPAT